Genomic DNA from Thermoanaerobaculia bacterium:
GATCGCGTCGCAGGCGCGACGCAACTCGATCAGGCGCGCCTGGTCGAGCACCGGGTGGATCTCCACTTCGTGCTCGACCATCATGCGCTCGAGGATCTCCTCCTCTTCGGCCCGGGTCGGGTAGCCGATCTTGAGCTTCAGCATGAAGCGGTCGATCTGCGCCTCGGCGAGGGGATAGGTGCCCTCCTGCTCGATCGGGTTCTGCGTCGCGAGAACGAGAAAGGGCTCGGGGAGGCTGTAGGTCGTGTCACCGAGAGTGACCTGTCGCTCTTCCATCGCCTCGAGGAGCGCCGACTGCACTTTGGCGGGAGCTCGGTTGATCTCGTCGGCGAGCAGCGCGTTGGTGAAGATCGGACCGCGCCGGGGCTCGAACTCGCCCTTGCGCGGATCGTAGATCAGGGTGCCGACGAGGTCGGCCGGCAGCAGGTCGGGCGTGAACTGCACGCGCTTGAAGTCGATGGCCAGCGTTCGTGCCAGCGTCTTCGCGGCCAGCGTCTTCGCGAGGCCGGGGACGCCCTCGATGAGAACGTGGCCGCGGGCCAGCAGGCCCACCAGCAGCCGCTCGACGAGGTAGTCCTGGCCGACGATGACGCGCCGGATCTCGGCCTCGACCTGCTTCAGGGCGAGAGACTCGCGCTCGATGGACGGAATGACGGGTGCTGCCGGCGCCGCGGGAGGGGCCGGCGGCGTCGAGGTTCGGGTGCTCGCGGTCGGATCAGGATTCCATTGGGGTTCCATGCACACACTCCCATGAGGCCCGGGCTGCAAGGGAAATGCCATCCGCGCTGTGCCAAGATGGCGGCGGAGCGACAACTTGAAGGCAGAGACTACATTCCCGGCGCGGCCCCGCCGCAAGAAGGCCCTGGGGCAGCATCACCTGCGGGAGGGGAGCCTCTGCCGGCCGCTGCTCGAGTTTCTCTTCGCGAGTACCGGGCCGGCAGCCTTACCCCCGTTCGTCGTCGAGATCGGCCCGGGAGGGGGCGTGCTGACGGCCGAACTGCTCTCCGCCGGCGCCGAGGTTCTCGCCCTGGAGCTCGATCCGGAGTGGGC
This window encodes:
- a CDS encoding MoxR family ATPase; translation: MEPQWNPDPTASTRTSTPPAPPAAPAAPVIPSIERESLALKQVEAEIRRVIVGQDYLVERLLVGLLARGHVLIEGVPGLAKTLAAKTLARTLAIDFKRVQFTPDLLPADLVGTLIYDPRKGEFEPRRGPIFTNALLADEINRAPAKVQSALLEAMEERQVTLGDTTYSLPEPFLVLATQNPIEQEGTYPLAEAQIDRFMLKLKIGYPTRAEEEEILERMMVEHEVEIHPVLDQARLIELRRACDAIYLDGKLRGYLLDLVTATRQPAAAGMKELAPLIAFGASPRATLFLARAAKAMALLSGRGYVIPEDVKEIAPDVLRHRVVPTYEAEAQNLTSDDLVARLLDRVEVP